The Rosa chinensis cultivar Old Blush chromosome 7, RchiOBHm-V2, whole genome shotgun sequence DNA segment TTCAAACCCTCTCTCCATTTCTCTTTCTCGTTCATCTGAGTGAGCGAGTTTAGTGTCTCTGACCGGGTTTAAGGTAATTTCATTTCAAAGTTACGAGAAATTTGgatatatatgttttgaaaaTTTGTTAATTACTCTTCTTAGTATTGTACCATTTGGCCTGGAAATTGGCCTTCTTTCTTACAAACTTGGGTTAAGCAATTTGGCCCGACAATATGGCCCAACTAAATTTGTTGGTCCAGCCTAGAGAAAGCAGTACTTCCCTAAAAGAGATTTGGagtctttttattattattattattatgaaaTGGAACAAGTTGAATCAAAATTTCAAGCATTTTAATCGAAAATGGGTTTAGGTATCTAAATATGTTAGTATCTGAAAAAGATTGTGAGCAAAATTACTGTCACCGTTGTTGGAGTTAAGAAAAAATCTTCAGTATAGGAGTGAGTATGAGAATTGTTAAGATAAGGACTAAATTCAATTTGTCCCTCCAACTTTGGGTCGATCTTCACTTCAGTccctaatctttttttttaatcacgttGGTCCCTGCAGTTCCAATTTccatcacccgagtccaaatTTTAAAATTGGTTCCAAATATGACATCATAAGCTGAGTTAAACCCCTAAGAAGGGCAAAAGAGACATTTATAATTTAAATCAATTTCTAAtatgcttttctttttgtctgtaatttctctcttctctacctcacttttttttttttttttttttttttttagaattttgaACCCCTAAGATGGGTCCTTGGGTGCAAGACTGCAAGCCAACACGCGCCGCCTCCATCCACCTCTGAACCGGATCCGAACCCTAATTGAATGCTTGACAAAGCCGCCTCCATCTCCTGACAAAGCCTCCTTCATCTCCTGACGAAGCCTCCTTCATGCCCTGACGAAGCCGCCTTCGTCTCCGCTCTCTCCCTCCGCCTCCGCTGTTGACTTTGCTAGATCGCCGAAGCCGAAGATCTTCCAACTCCTTTGGAGGTTACTATTGCGGCGGTCCACCGTTACGACTTCAAGACAGTCGGGAAGAAGGAGATCGCAAGGAGCAATCAAGCGTCGGATCTGATTACGTTTCGAAATTTTGCAGATACTGGGTTTTAGTGATTTGAAGCTCGCTCCTCTGGGTTTTATCACATGTACTAGTATCCCAGCCACCCCTCCTCTACCTTTCGCAGTCCAAGACCCGAATTCTCTAACTCAAGCCCAATTACAACAAGAGCAACTCAGCAGCTTTCAAGGAGAAGAAGTACACCTCCGTCGACCATGCAACGGCACTTACAGCCTCTCCACTCATATCGGTGGTTTCAGGAAGGGAGACATCCCCAAACACCACCACTTACACGTCGAAATGGAGCATTTCCAGAAGGACTGGGCGGTCTCTAACGTTGTCAATTGAGTCTATCAGCTTCGTCGTGGAGACGACATTGATGGCGTGCTCAACAGATGGGTCGGACGCTTCGCCATGAAGAACTTCCCCATCATAATTTGAGTAAGGTTCATTCTTGATAAGAATTATTAGTATGTGTTTACGATTGGATCTGTGAAATTAGAAATTGTTTGGCTTAAAATTTTTAGGAAATGACAGTAAGGGGCTCGGTGGAGCACTGAATGGAAGTGTTCTGGTGGATGAAGACGACCCTCAAGAACTATTGTGCTTGCACTGGTATTTATAACATGTTGATTAGATTGCGCTCATGGTGGCAGTTAAGCGGGTGTGGTTGCACTCATGGTGGCGGTTGAGCAGAGCTGCAAAGGGATCTGGGTTTTTGGGGTTAGAGAAAGGGTTGTGGACTTGTGGGATttaggagaggagagagaagaggagggTAGTTTGGATATTTCGTCCAAATTGCGGGTCAACTTCTGAAAAGTGGGCTTTCATGTTGAGGCCAACTCAGCTCATGACGTCATATTTGGAGCTAATTTTGAAATTTAGACTCGGGTGATGGAAATTGGAACTGCAGTAACCaacgtgattaaaaaaaagattAGGGACTAAAATGAAGATCGACCAAAAGTTAgaaggggtaaactgaatttagtccttaaaATAATGCTTGGTGGATGCAAGAATATGAGATAAATGAGAACAATATGTTGGTATTGTACACTTTGTAAATGaactaaattaaaaagaaaattagtaTTGCTTATCATCCAAAGGGAGATCTCAGTGCAATGAAGAGACTAATTGTATTGATGATTAGATCATTAATTCGAGGTAATTGCATTCAAATGTTAATAAAGTATTGAAATGAAAATGTGTAATCGCGTTGAGCATTTGGTCGGGACCTCTAACAAAAATGCATATGGTTCTTTTTATAATAAATGGTAACACtactaaataaagaaaaagatacaTCTCAGTGTTAACTATCGAGACCGTATTGATTGCACGAAATCAAAGTTGAGAATTAATGCACGGTTATATACATTTGAATGCAGAAACTGCTAATTTGGgaactaagagcatctttagcaatgctagccatttttgagtcaaattttagctaaagtagctaaaaattcattttggctagccactttagaaattcTTCTGTATCAGTGCTCTCTGTTTTAGAtcattttgattttatattatttttaaaatgaagattaaatagtttaaatgtatttataaattacataaaataactcaaaaggaatgttttaaattatagagagcctcatctcgctctctatatttaggagtgagatagctaaaagttataatggagaaccacttaggagtctggtgcagctgttaaaatggataaaaagttaaacatgctctctaaaatagctaaggagccaaaatagagagtctgctaaagatgctctaagactCACAACTATGTCTTCAAGCCGATTATCCAAAATTTTCTCATCTGTGGCATTGAATGCCCTGAATTCCTTTTGACATCTGCATCTAATGGCCTTTACGAACTTGCATAACCGTGTCTTCAAGTTGATTATCCAAATTTTTCTCCACTGAATTCTCTGAATTATTATTGggcaaatttcattttaccttccTGAACTTTACACCCTAAATCATTTGTACCACtgtacttttaatttcatcacgtGTGCCCCAGTActtaccaatttcaatcaatcttgtCTAACCCTGGTTTTTTTGCCAATTGTTGTGTGATGTATATTGAAAATGTAGTCACATATGATATAATTTTGCATGCCACATTAGTAAATCGTCATCATACAAAGGAACCCATTAGAGCCACACTTTCAATTTATAaaatacttgacaaaaaaaatgaattattggacatgattgattaaattggagagtacaagggtacatgtgatgaaattaaaagtacaGGACCACAACTGATTTAACATGTAAATGTTAGGAATGTCAAATGAAATTAGCTCTTATTTTAACGTATGCATCTAATGGCATTTACGAACTTGATTTACAATTGACCACGGTGCCCATTTTACTTGTTAAACCGCGGTCATTTACTATGTCGCGGCAATTAAACCGTGGTGATTCAATATGTTGTGGACTTGTGGCCATTCAATCACAGTCTCACATGCTATTTATCGAATTTGTGTAAATAGTCATGGTGTGGGCTAGGTAAGCAAAAATGCTTGGTAGGCTCGACCCACATGCTTACCATGTGGGCCTTGTTAAATTaaagttcatataatttcttACACTAGGAATTGTTAGATGGCCTATTGGAAATGGTAGTTCTAGTCTTGAAAGTGATGTGCACTGCCTAGGTCTAAATTGACAAGCCTAGCTGTATCACTATTTTGTGCGCATAGGTTTCAGTTGATAATGGAATCTAGGATTGATGGTATGGAAGTATGGAGTCTATAGCTAAATGTGGGGCTATCACTCGGTCGGTTTGAATCAGTTATatgtattaccaacttcaaaaccaaagctttcggtttcaaaattgagctaccaattatcAACTAAAAgtttcggtttttaatcatgtttaccaaattcggtatttcggttttcggtattaccaactttagaacaactaattttttgtaatataaattagaatggaCAGTaataggtttttcaattttatagtcataaactttgtattcatctacttattATAGCTTTATTTTgtacatatgacatcaagtttgagcCATTTTCAATAAagctaggttatttaaccattttTGACTAGATTACTTAAAGTACGTGTATTATTAATGGagtatatgtagtaattttcatactattatgaaagcTTTTCTATGTATTATTTAATatgcatgtatgtgtattgaaaattatagtatataaaactaatatttagataatcagtAGATtcagtatttaccaaaaccaaactaacttttttggtaattttcgatttcggttttattggTCTcaattaccaaaaagtcggtttaccaaacacaaaacatcggttggtattcgatcggtttggtaattaccaaaccaagtggcagctcTAGCTAAATGTGATCTATGGTGGTCATCCATTACCCCAAATACAACCTATCCTATTTCTACCATCACCCCAAACTAAACTCTCCAGAATTTCATGCCCCACGGGTTCAGGTGCATAATATGTATGGCACTTACGATTCTGTAATTTTGTCTcatgagttttttttattttttattttttattttttattttttattttttattttttattttttaaggttCAGTCAAAACGGTTGTCCTTAAGCCTTAACCATTAACAAAACTATAGAATATAATGGAGGGATATAAAGTCTAAACTCAAAATGACAATAAGCCTTAAGAGAACgttctgaaataatatcagaagtcTCTAATAATCTTGTGGATTCTAATATACACCAATTAGCAAATACTGCCCaactggctactccatttgctttacaattttTGCGACGTACCGGAAAGATAATACTCACGTGGAGCCATAATAGTGATAATACACTAATAATGCcaactttcccactatgttgccacggAAAAATAAATCCAGTAACACTTGATTTCATCTTACCACTAACAGGCTGGGACTATTTGATGATGCAAAGAACTCGCCGCGGTCCAAGACCAGACACGGCACTTAagaggtctttttttttttttttgaaaggggtttggaagccagcctaactgggaggctcagccccacgcccggttccatttattttattaatagtAGAATTTTGCATCCGGgaggacataaaacctgaaccccgagctACAAGAAAACAGTGACAATAATCAtcgtagagaacatcctgaataatagcatgagtctcatctaaccaaacatcatcaatagcaaaaacactagcaaggtgtgcaagCCTATCTGCAACATCATTTGCTTCCCGGAAGGTATGTTGAATTCTAACtgattgaaaagaagaaaagtacTCGACACTTAAGAGGTCTTATTTAAGTAAGATTTAAACGATGCCATATTTTTGGTTTAGAAATGAacaaaaattttcagatttttcaaaacgaagaaaataaatgcatccatattcaattttattttcgtACAATGTTCTACTAAAATCTCAAGACCGGCCCATGCTTCTAGAAATCTGATGGGTGGAAACCACAGCTTTTAGAAACCTTGTGTCGAACCTGAGACCAAAACTAAGAGAAAGATTTCAAACAGGTGTCATGAGCATGGTGCTACATTTCACAAAAATGGCAAGTGCTTGTAGCAGATTTACTACTCCTTCATGCAAGAAACTCCAAAACTTGTTCCATTCGTCACAACATGAGCTTCCAAACCAACACGTGTTTCTCACAAACACTCATGCATGTAAGGATACTGCTGTTGATCTCACCATTTGCCACTACATGTCAAACTCGAATCGATCTTATCTCCAGCTTCCGTCCCAGTCTCTCATTTCGATCATCAATATCAGTTACCAGGTTAGCCAAAGGACCATATACTACTACTACCATCcatctctttcaatttcataACCTAATGGATTTGCTTAACTCGGTTCTGAATTTCGTGGTGCCACCGGCAAGTTTGGTGATGCTGGCTTTTTCTTGGCCTGCACTGTGCTTCATCAGTGGTTGCGAGTGGCTTTACAACCAGTTCAATGGTGAAGATATGGAGGACAAAGTGGTTATAATTACTGGAGCTTCTTCTGGCATAGGGGAGGTAACTATTTTCAATTTCAGCCTGCATAATATTGACATTATGTAAAGCTATGCCATCAATGAGATTTAGTAATCCAAAGACTTATGCATTGTAATTGAAGAATGGAGAGCAAGAGAAGTCTATAGGGTCCCTCAACTCAAAGTATATAATAGAAGTGATATAGGCCCCCCTAATACAAATTCAACTCAATTACATGAGTTGACTGGAGGATGAAGTGGTGATTAGAGAAATTCAACTAGAAAACAATTAAGGTTGGCCTAGAAGAGTTCTTCAGTATTATTCTAAGCTGACTGTTGACCTATTCTTATACCAGTTGATTTAGATTCTCTTGGTCCCAATAGATCTTGGCTGGACCTGAAGGTTGAGGAAAACGGTGGCATAATTAAGCACACAGAATCATTGTACTTCTGACTAATTCAGACAGAATTAATTGTTATCTctcttatattatttttattagaaTTTGGAGAGCCGGATTAGTCTTTTATATGACCTCTCCCAACAAATGTCTTTGTCATGATAAATTGTAAGAGATGTGCTACATGATTGCTAGCATCAAGTCTTTAATCTCATAGATACCACATCGCTTGGTAGTTTGATGGTAGTGTATGTATATGATGTGATATAAGGCTTGTGCTTCCAGCAAATTGCATATGAATATGCAAAGAGGCGGGCGAAGCTTGTATTAGTGGCAAGAAGAGAGACCAGGCTGCGAGGGATTGGTGAGAATGCAAGGTTCTTGGGTGCAAAGCATGTCTTGATAATTGCTGCAGATGTTGTCAAGGAGGAGGACTGTAGgaggttcattaatgaaaccataAACATTTACGGCCGAGGTATGCGTCCCTCAAATTGTTCTTGAAGAAACTTCATTTAGCAAGTTCCTTATAGTCCTTAATTATACTATGTTGTATAATAACCATGAGAATAAATTAATGATATTCTTGTGTCTTTTATAGAAACAGTTAGCATTCATGGTATGTCAATCATGATCAATTGAAAATGTATTATAAGCTTGACAAACCTGTGACTGCACTTCTTAAGCTCTAGTTTAGTTACTAGACTATTTGCACGTCTCTATCCACATACACCAAAATGTATGAATACCTTCACTTAGTCTGCGTAATTAAGATAGAATTTCACAAAGAGCAAACCGGCCAGTTATGAAGCCTTATGTAATACCGGATGTCTCCCAATTTGGTGGTGCACTGGTATTATCTTGGACGAATTTTTTTGGATAAGAAACTCTATTAATTGGTGAAATCTTAAGTTAAGCTCAATTATAAATAAACAGACACTTGAATAGAGAGTTTCCTAAAGTAGCACCATTTTGCTACAACTGCTTCACTATAACAGCTATTGTTTCAGCAGTAGCATGATAATGAGTCAGCTTAAATCAAGAATTAATTAGCTTCAGTTAAGATAGTTAAATAGAATTGGATTGGTTATCTTATGTCTCTTCCCTTCAACTGCCGaagcttaatttttttttttttttttttttccaatcaatAGAAAGGGGGAAGCAAGAAGTTCATGTTTTATATTTGATGATTTTGTCACTCCACTATTATGAGGAATCCAATAGTTTGTCTTTAATTACCTTTGTGTTCCAATCTTTACTTTTTGCACTAGTCAATCGGTTTCAAGAATACAGTCTGGTGTGTGTTGGATCAGGTGGTTTCTAATAAGCTACAACAGTCTAGTGCTTATACTATGCTGAAAAAGAAAGTACTACCAAGTACTGCTTCTTCTAATCATCACATTTCTTTTACACACTAAAGTGATAGGTGGTTAACTGATGCTATGCCAAAAACACTATTCCACCTTCATGAATGTGGTTTGTGCCTTAGTTCTGGGCCTGCTGGCCTATATGTTTGTTCTGAAAATAAATGTAGTCATTTAGTGTTAGTTCTCTTCAAAAAGCTATCTTCATACTCCTTTTTCTCCTACTGAAATGCTCCCATTCTGCAGTGGATCATCTTGTAAACACAGTAAGCTTAGGACACACGTTCAGCTTTGAGGAAGTTACAGACACTTCTGTGTTTCCCCAGCTGTTGGTAAGGATTTGAAATTGCATACACAgaactttaaaattttggattaTAACTTTAATACGATTTGAAGTTATTTATGATCAATTTCTGTAGCAATTAAAATACTGTGGTTTTGAATATCTTTGTTCTCAGGACATAAATTTTTGGGGAAATGTTTATCCTACATATGTTGCTCTTCCTTACCTGCGTCAAACCCATGGAAAAGTCATTGTTAATGCTTCAGTTGAGAGCTGGTTACCTTTGCCGCGGATGAGTTTATATGCTGTGAGTATATGTTACGAAGTACTAGCTGGGGATAGTTTGAATGTTACATGAATATCATAtgtttgagttatttaacttattGTCAAAGGGGCTATAGTGGTCCATCAAAATGTCTCTGCAGGTGATTAAATCAAAGAGCATATATTAACTATTGATTTCCTTTTGTTGTGTCAAATTTGAATGATCACTAGGCGGCAAAGGCAGCTCTGGTCAACTTTTATGAGACACTGAGATTAGAAGTAAAAGACGACGTGGGGATAACAATTGCAACTCATGGATGGATTGTTAGTGAAATGTCAAGAGGCAAGTTCATGGTAGATGAGGGTGCTGAAATGCAATGGAAGGAAGAAAGAGAGGTACTTGCTGTTGCCTTTTTTGATACTTCATTACTGGATCTGCAATGCATAGACGATTTCATTGCTAACCGGACTGATTTTCATACTAGGTACATGTGAGTGGTGGACCGGCGGAGGATTTTGCAAGGTTAATTGTAGCAGGGGCTTGCCGAGGAGATGCATACGTGAAGTATCCAAGCTGGTATGACATATTCCTGCTTTACAGGGTGTTTGCACCTAATATTCTGAATTGGACATTCCGCATGATTCTTCCTACACACGGTATGAGGAGAACTTCACTCATTGGCACGGGGAGGCCTATTTCATCTGAAGGTAGCTATGGAAGGCCTTTGTTGGAAGGAACTTCACCAAGGAGACTTCTTGTTAGTCCAACTTTCACTCCACTCAGTCATCAGCACAAACTGGAATAATGAATTGAAATCGCTTTTAGGGAAGTGGACATGTTGTAAGCATCAATCTCTCAGCTGGAAACTCGGTTTCATCATGTTGTGGCGTTAGGCAGTGACGATGCACATTTTGAGCAGTCGAATGAAAGAAGTAATTGGATTCTGTTTGTGTAATAAAATCTTTTCATCTTTAATAAAATTCCGTACATATCTGATCTTTAGGATACTGATGTTTTAAAAGGTGAAACAGGGGAAGTCCAAAATCTTCTCTTCATGCAAAGGATACTACTAGAGCTTCAGGTCTCCGCGAAagacttacaatttttattctttactAGGATTTACTATTTAGTTGAAAGTACGTGCATACGAAAAACACACTTGCCTGTAATGTAGTGAGTTCTGTTTTACCAATCAAGTTCAAGTGGAGTTGGATCGGCAAGGGGTTCCATTCCCATGAAGTTTACTCATGAGTGTTTTTAGTCTTTGCTCTTATTCATCAAGAATTAGTTAGGTAAAGTTGGTTCCACAAAACATTTCAGTGCAAAAATCTGTGCAACCAACTCTAGTTAAAACTGGCAAATTCATATATTTAAGGTGTATCTTAATTGTGCGGTAATTTTCTCTCATTCAAGCAGCTCTTAAGATTATTTGAGTTGGAGACGTGTcattattagtttctatttctaACGTTAAATCTCTCAAGTCAATAAAAAAATCGAATAAAATAACTAAAAGTACGTGTACATCTGTAAAGAACTATTTTGTACAATCTAActactaaagaaaatatttacTCCGTGCTACACCCATAGTATTTGAAATGGAACTTTACATACAGATCATAGTGACATATTGTAATATCATATGGCACGTTTACCGATTGGAAAAATTTCACAGAAGAACTAGTCTCCTTCTACAACAACTCTGATCAAGCAGTAATGAAAACGTGGTCTTCAAATCTACCCAATCATATATATCAAGATCAGAGAATTGGAGCTGTCACTAATAATATCTCACGTGTGACGTTCCCAAAGGATCGAGTTGAAATTCAAACCAACAACTATCACTGATCATATATAGCTGACCCGATCGACctagtttttcacttttttttacctcttcttcagTTTCGTTTTGGCTTTTGGGGTCAAAGTCAAGGCTCAACTTGAAAAAccaactttctattttaaatcATTATCTGTTATATTTCCATTTCTGGGGTACAGAACTCACCCACAAGTTGAGTGAccctagggctgtcaatgggtcatgTCGGGTTAAAGTATTTGttgtgtcgcaagatacaaactcaaactcaacccatttaataatcgtgtcaaaaatttaaactcaaacttaacctatttattaaacaggttacccgtttccaacctgcTTAACCTATTTAACAAATAGGTCGTGTTGTGTTAGACAACATGATCAATTTAAGAGTTAATAatacgacccatttaactaaaaaatgcataaattgattaaattcactaaaaactctacaagacgaagaatataaataattttatatattcataaataattaaatccaataattataaagcaaaatatttcaaattatctaatcctatgatcaaatactcccaacgtccaaaatttcaagaataagtatagcataatcAGGTTATACGgattcacttcgtgttggcgggttgacccatggccgacccgctttttaatcgtgcgacttcaacccgctttatttcgtgcgggtttcgaatAGTGTTATCGGGTCATGTCAGAATTGACAGTCCTAAATGACCCCTATATACACATATACAATATGTAAGATCCAAGCTAATACATATGATGCCACTCCGTGCGTCAACTCCTGCCGTCGAAACAGACAGCTAAACATTGACAGTCTTAGAAAAACCGTCAACCGAAAAAGATAGTCTTAATATTTTTCTACTATTAGCTAGCTAGAGTATAGAGATAATCTTCAATCGAAATACTCAACCCCACGCCGCCAGTAGTGGCTGATGAACTCTCACCGACATTGTCCCAACACCCACCGCTCTCCATTCCATGTGGCTCACTTCCGTTGGCCTGTCTCCCGTTCTGCGGCGATGACGAACTGTTACTATAAGCATTGATCAGCTGAGCATCAACAGCCATGCCGGCATCCGAAGCTGCCTTCTATATCAACCTCGGAAACATGTCCGCCACTTGATTAACCGAACACAGCAAGATTGTAGGAAAGTTGAGGCTCTCCAAAGTTGAAGGCTTACGCAAGCAATAGTAAGCAACGTCGCGAGCCAAGGTGACGGCCTCAGCAATGGAGAAAGAGCAGAGCCAGAGGCGATCCTGCGTGCCAAGGACGCGGATTTCCGACACTCACTTGCCCCATTTTCTTTGACACACTCCCTTCAACTTACGGCCGTTCCTAGCCGTCATCGGACTGCTACTGTCTTCTGAACTGTAAATCATTACTTTTATCGTGTGCGAATTCACTCCAAACTG contains these protein-coding regions:
- the LOC112175622 gene encoding 11-beta-hydroxysteroid dehydrogenase B isoform X1 produces the protein MSFQTNTCFSQTLMHVRILLLISPFATTCQTRIDLISSFRPSLSFRSSISVTRLAKGPYTTTTIHLFQFHNLMDLLNSVLNFVVPPASLVMLAFSWPALCFISGCEWLYNQFNGEDMEDKVVIITGASSGIGEQIAYEYAKRRAKLVLVARRETRLRGIGENARFLGAKHVLIIAADVVKEEDCRRFINETINIYGRVDHLVNTVSLGHTFSFEEVTDTSVFPQLLDINFWGNVYPTYVALPYLRQTHGKVIVNASVESWLPLPRMSLYAAAKAALVNFYETLRLEVKDDVGITIATHGWIVSEMSRGKFMVDEGAEMQWKEEREVHVSGGPAEDFARLIVAGACRGDAYVKYPSWYDIFLLYRVFAPNILNWTFRMILPTHGMRRTSLIGTGRPISSEGSYGRPLLEGTSPRRLLVSPTFTPLSHQHKLE
- the LOC112175622 gene encoding 11-beta-hydroxysteroid dehydrogenase B isoform X2, which produces MSFQTNTCFSQTLMHVRILLLISPFATTCQTRIDLISSFRPSLSFRSSISVTSLVMLAFSWPALCFISGCEWLYNQFNGEDMEDKVVIITGASSGIGEQIAYEYAKRRAKLVLVARRETRLRGIGENARFLGAKHVLIIAADVVKEEDCRRFINETINIYGRVDHLVNTVSLGHTFSFEEVTDTSVFPQLLDINFWGNVYPTYVALPYLRQTHGKVIVNASVESWLPLPRMSLYAAAKAALVNFYETLRLEVKDDVGITIATHGWIVSEMSRGKFMVDEGAEMQWKEEREVHVSGGPAEDFARLIVAGACRGDAYVKYPSWYDIFLLYRVFAPNILNWTFRMILPTHGMRRTSLIGTGRPISSEGSYGRPLLEGTSPRRLLVSPTFTPLSHQHKLE